In Carya illinoinensis cultivar Pawnee chromosome 9, C.illinoinensisPawnee_v1, whole genome shotgun sequence, the following are encoded in one genomic region:
- the LOC122276228 gene encoding glucan endo-1,3-beta-D-glucosidase-like, which translates to MAKSTLSLPPVLLLLLLLLFLNSEESLKVANAQADTWCIAKPSSSDAELTANINFSCDQVLDCGLIQEGGQCFLPNTLVHHASVVMNLYYKTMGKNYWNCDFRNSGLLSLTDPSHDSCTYV; encoded by the exons ATGGCCAAATCAACTCTGTCACTCCCCCCCGTtctcctccttcttcttctgcttTTGTTCCTCAATTCAG AAGAGTCTCTGAAGGTTGCAAATGCACAG GCAGACACCTGGTGCATTGCCAAGCCTTCCTCGAGTGATGCAGAACTGACTGCAAACATCAACTTCTCCTGCGACCAAGTGCTAGATTGCGGGCTGATACAAGAAGGTGGCCAATGCTTTTTACCCAATACTCTTGTTCACCATGCCTCAGTCGTCATGAATCTTTACTACAAAACGATGGGTAAAAATTACTGGAACTGCGACTTCAGGAACTCTGGCCTCCTCTCCCTGACCGATCCAA GTCATGATAGCTGCACCTATGTTTAG